The Paraburkholderia sp. ZP32-5 genome includes a window with the following:
- a CDS encoding ATP-dependent DNA helicase codes for MNSPHDTSSRGAPGDASTSVTAAPRAAAAVASESLSRARVTELNEIFADSGLLARQIDGYRPRASQIEMARAVAAAMEASGRAMPEPAMFEAQKRPARRLQGTAADSAGSADSVEGIEAERADSGENTLIVEAGTGTGKTYAYLVPAMLWGGKVIVSTGTKHLQDQLFQRDIPTVRDALAVPVSVAMLKGRANYLCHYYLQRTADNGRLPSRQETSYLQDIVRFAKITRTGDKAELASVPETAAVWSMVTSTRDNCLGQECPHYKDCFVMQARREAQQADIVVVNHHLFFADIMLRDTGMAELLPTANTVIFDEAHQLPETATLFFGETLSTAQFLELARDSVAEGLGHARDALDWVKLGATLERAARDVRLAFKEDSVRLSIGQLPDDHPLFAALETLETELDALASALAGQAERAESIGACLRRARELQDVLSGWTTPPTSAERDAAGSRDSAVAVGNGNANAAAERADPNEKVRWIEVFSHTVQLHETPLSVAPIFAKQRAGVPRAWIFTSATLSVRGDFTHYAAQMGLNAKRSMTLPSPFDYPSQGLLYVPRNLPQPSSPMFTDAVFDAALPAIEASGGGVFMLCTTLRAVDRISAKLRDAIEARGWDYPLLVQGDASRTELLDRFRAYGNAILVGSQSFWEGVDVRGDALSLVVIDKLPFAPPDDPVLSARLDALTKKGLSPFAVHQLPQAVITLKQGAGRLIRAETDRGVLMICDTRLVDKPYGRRIWQSLPPFKRTREIDVVREFFEESAVPGAATEQ; via the coding sequence TTGAATTCACCGCACGACACTTCATCCCGGGGCGCGCCGGGCGACGCATCCACCAGCGTTACGGCGGCGCCGCGCGCGGCCGCAGCCGTCGCGAGCGAGTCGCTGAGCCGTGCTCGCGTGACGGAGCTCAACGAGATCTTTGCCGACAGCGGGCTGCTCGCGCGTCAGATCGATGGCTATCGGCCGCGTGCGTCGCAGATCGAGATGGCGCGCGCCGTCGCCGCGGCGATGGAAGCGTCGGGCCGCGCGATGCCCGAGCCGGCGATGTTCGAGGCGCAGAAGCGTCCGGCGCGGCGTCTGCAGGGCACGGCAGCCGATAGCGCGGGCTCGGCCGATAGCGTTGAGGGCATCGAAGCGGAGCGCGCCGACAGCGGCGAGAACACCCTGATCGTCGAGGCGGGCACGGGCACAGGCAAGACCTATGCGTACCTCGTGCCCGCCATGCTATGGGGCGGTAAGGTCATCGTGTCGACCGGCACCAAGCATCTGCAGGATCAGCTCTTTCAGCGCGATATTCCGACCGTGCGCGACGCGCTCGCGGTGCCGGTATCGGTCGCGATGCTGAAGGGGCGCGCGAACTATCTGTGCCACTATTACCTGCAACGCACGGCGGACAACGGGCGCTTGCCGTCGCGTCAGGAAACCTCGTATCTGCAGGACATCGTGCGCTTCGCGAAGATCACGCGCACCGGCGACAAGGCCGAGCTCGCGAGCGTGCCGGAGACGGCCGCGGTGTGGTCGATGGTCACCTCGACGCGCGATAACTGTCTCGGCCAGGAGTGCCCGCATTACAAGGACTGTTTCGTGATGCAGGCGCGCCGCGAAGCGCAGCAGGCTGACATTGTGGTGGTCAACCACCATCTCTTTTTCGCCGACATCATGTTGCGCGATACCGGCATGGCCGAGTTACTGCCCACCGCTAACACGGTCATCTTCGACGAAGCACATCAACTGCCCGAAACCGCGACGCTGTTTTTCGGCGAGACGCTGTCGACCGCGCAATTTCTCGAACTCGCGCGTGATTCGGTGGCCGAGGGTCTCGGTCATGCGCGCGATGCGCTCGACTGGGTCAAGCTTGGCGCGACGCTCGAGCGTGCGGCGCGCGACGTGCGCCTTGCGTTCAAGGAAGATTCGGTGCGTTTATCGATCGGCCAGTTGCCCGACGATCACCCTTTGTTCGCTGCGCTCGAGACACTCGAAACCGAGCTCGATGCACTGGCCAGCGCGCTGGCTGGTCAGGCTGAGCGCGCCGAGTCGATCGGCGCATGTCTGCGCCGCGCTCGCGAATTGCAGGATGTGCTGAGCGGCTGGACCACGCCGCCCACGAGCGCCGAGCGCGACGCAGCCGGGTCGCGCGATAGCGCTGTTGCTGTCGGCAACGGCAATGCCAACGCCGCTGCCGAGCGCGCCGATCCGAATGAAAAGGTGCGTTGGATCGAAGTGTTCTCGCATACCGTGCAGTTGCACGAAACGCCGCTGTCGGTCGCGCCGATTTTCGCCAAGCAACGCGCCGGCGTGCCGCGCGCGTGGATTTTTACGTCGGCCACGCTGTCGGTGCGCGGCGACTTCACGCACTACGCGGCGCAGATGGGCCTGAACGCGAAGCGTTCGATGACCTTGCCCAGCCCGTTCGACTATCCGTCGCAGGGGCTGCTGTACGTGCCGCGCAATCTGCCGCAACCGTCATCGCCGATGTTTACCGACGCGGTGTTCGATGCCGCGTTGCCGGCGATCGAAGCATCGGGCGGCGGCGTCTTCATGCTATGCACGACGCTGCGCGCGGTGGACCGTATCTCCGCAAAGTTGCGCGATGCAATCGAGGCACGCGGCTGGGACTATCCGCTGCTGGTGCAGGGCGATGCGAGCCGCACCGAACTGCTCGACCGCTTCCGTGCGTATGGCAACGCGATTCTGGTGGGTAGCCAGAGTTTCTGGGAAGGCGTGGATGTGCGCGGCGATGCGTTGTCGCTGGTCGTGATCGACAAGCTGCCGTTTGCGCCGCCCGACGATCCCGTGTTGTCCGCGCGGCTCGACGCGCTGACGAAGAAGGGCTTGAGTCCGTTCGCCGTGCATCAGTTGCCGCAGGCCGTGATTACGCTGAAGCAGGGCGCCGGCCGTTTGATTCGCGCGGAGACCGATCGCGGCGTGTTGATGATCTGCGATACGCGCCTCGTTGATAAACCCTACGGACGTCGTATCTGGCAAAGCCTGCCGCCGTTCAAGCGCACCCGCGAGATCGACGTGGTGCGCGAATTCTTTGAAGAAAGCGCGGTGCCGGGTGCCGCGACCGAACAATAG
- a CDS encoding DUF465 domain-containing protein, with translation MRDRRHVIDANTLRDRILQLESEHSGLDRLIDRISDEPGIDDFELQRLKKRKLKVKDTIILLQLQLEPDLRA, from the coding sequence ATGCGCGATCGTCGTCACGTCATCGACGCGAACACTCTTCGCGACCGCATTCTGCAACTGGAATCGGAGCACAGTGGGCTCGACCGGTTGATCGACCGGATATCGGATGAGCCCGGCATCGACGACTTCGAGTTGCAGCGCCTGAAAAAGCGCAAACTCAAAGTCAAGGACACCATCATCTTGCTGCAATTGCAGCTCGAACCGGACTTACGCGCCTGA
- a CDS encoding Tex family protein, whose protein sequence is MTETVALKIVQRIATELSVQPRQVAAAVGLLDEGATVPFIARYRKEVTENLDDTQLRNLEERLLYLRELEERRAAIIASIDEQGKLTDELRGAIEGADSKQVLEDLYLPYKPKRRTRAQIAREAGLQPLADALLGNPLLDPQTEAAAYVDTDKGVADVKGALDGARDILSEQFGETAELLGKLRDYLHSQGVVSSKVVEGKETAEEEKFRDYYDYAETIRTVPSHRALALFRGRNAGVLMIKLGLGEELDAQVPHPGEALIARHFGIANQNRPADKWLSDVCRWCWRVKVQPHLENELLTHLRDEAEHEAIRVFARNLKDLLLAAPAGPKAVIGLDPGLRTGVKVAVVDRTGKVLATDTIYPHEPRRDWDGSLAKLARIAAQTQAELISIGNGTASRETDKLASELISRHPELKLQKIVVSEAGASVYSASELAAKEFPDMDVSLRGAVSIARRLQDPLAELVKIEPKAIGVGQYQHDVNQRELARSLDAVVEDCVNAVGVDANTASVALLARVSGLNATLARNIVDYRDANGPFPSREHLRKVPRLGDKTFEQAAGFLRINNGENPLDRSSVHPEAYPVVERILAKISKQVGEVLGNRDALRGLSPNEFVDERFGLPTVRDILGELEKPGRDPRPEFKTATFREGVEKVSDLIPGMMLEGVVTNVAAFGAFIDVGVHQDGLVHVSAMSTKFIKDPHEVVKAGQIVKVKVLEVDVKRQRIALTMRLDDEPGAAAARSGGGGAQQDRGNFNRGGAGRGAPQRSREPEPGGAMAAAFAKLKQK, encoded by the coding sequence ATGACGGAAACCGTAGCACTCAAGATCGTCCAGCGCATCGCCACCGAACTGTCCGTCCAGCCGCGCCAGGTCGCGGCCGCCGTGGGGCTTCTCGACGAAGGCGCGACCGTTCCGTTCATCGCCCGTTACCGCAAGGAAGTGACAGAGAACCTCGACGACACGCAACTGCGCAATCTCGAGGAGCGCCTGCTGTATCTGCGCGAACTGGAAGAGCGCCGCGCCGCGATCATCGCGAGCATCGACGAACAGGGCAAGCTGACCGACGAACTGCGCGGCGCGATCGAAGGTGCCGACAGCAAACAGGTGCTGGAAGATCTGTATCTGCCGTACAAGCCGAAGCGCCGCACGCGCGCGCAGATCGCCCGCGAGGCCGGTCTGCAGCCGCTCGCCGACGCACTGCTCGGCAATCCGCTGCTCGATCCGCAAACCGAGGCTGCCGCGTACGTGGACACCGACAAGGGCGTCGCCGATGTGAAGGGCGCGCTCGACGGCGCGCGCGACATTCTGTCTGAACAGTTTGGCGAAACCGCCGAACTGCTGGGCAAGCTGCGCGACTATCTGCACAGCCAGGGCGTGGTGTCGTCGAAGGTGGTCGAAGGCAAGGAAACGGCCGAGGAAGAGAAATTTCGCGACTACTACGACTACGCGGAAACGATTCGCACGGTGCCGTCGCATCGCGCGCTCGCGTTGTTCCGCGGCCGTAATGCCGGCGTGCTGATGATCAAGCTGGGCCTCGGCGAAGAGCTCGACGCGCAGGTGCCGCATCCGGGCGAGGCACTGATCGCGCGCCACTTCGGCATCGCCAATCAGAACCGCCCCGCCGACAAGTGGCTCTCCGATGTGTGCCGCTGGTGCTGGCGCGTGAAGGTGCAACCGCATCTCGAAAACGAATTGCTGACCCATCTGCGCGACGAAGCCGAGCATGAAGCGATCCGCGTGTTCGCGCGCAATCTGAAGGACCTGCTGCTCGCGGCGCCGGCCGGCCCGAAGGCGGTGATCGGACTCGACCCGGGTCTGCGTACCGGCGTCAAGGTCGCGGTGGTCGATCGCACCGGCAAGGTGCTCGCGACCGACACGATCTACCCGCACGAGCCGCGCCGCGACTGGGACGGCTCGCTCGCGAAGCTCGCGCGTATCGCCGCGCAAACCCAGGCCGAGCTGATCAGTATCGGCAACGGCACCGCGTCGCGCGAGACGGACAAGCTCGCGAGCGAGCTGATCTCGCGTCATCCGGAGTTGAAGCTGCAGAAGATCGTCGTGTCCGAAGCGGGCGCATCGGTGTACTCGGCCTCCGAACTCGCCGCGAAGGAATTCCCCGACATGGACGTGTCGCTGCGCGGCGCGGTATCGATCGCGCGCCGTCTGCAGGACCCGCTCGCCGAACTCGTGAAGATCGAGCCGAAGGCGATCGGCGTCGGCCAGTATCAGCACGACGTGAACCAGCGCGAACTCGCGCGTTCGCTCGATGCGGTCGTCGAGGACTGCGTGAACGCGGTCGGCGTCGATGCGAACACCGCGTCGGTCGCGTTGCTCGCGCGCGTGTCGGGACTGAATGCGACACTCGCGCGCAATATCGTCGACTACCGCGATGCGAACGGACCGTTCCCGTCGCGCGAGCATTTGCGCAAGGTGCCGCGTCTGGGCGACAAAACCTTCGAGCAGGCAGCCGGCTTCTTGCGCATCAACAACGGCGAGAATCCGCTCGACCGGTCGTCGGTGCACCCTGAAGCATATCCGGTCGTCGAACGGATTCTCGCGAAGATCAGCAAGCAGGTCGGCGAAGTGCTCGGCAATCGCGACGCGCTGCGCGGACTGTCGCCGAATGAATTCGTCGACGAACGCTTCGGCTTGCCGACCGTGCGCGACATTCTCGGCGAACTGGAAAAGCCGGGCCGCGATCCGCGTCCCGAGTTCAAGACGGCGACGTTCCGCGAAGGCGTCGAGAAGGTCAGCGATCTGATCCCGGGCATGATGCTCGAAGGTGTGGTAACGAACGTCGCCGCGTTCGGTGCGTTCATCGACGTCGGCGTGCATCAGGATGGTCTGGTGCACGTGTCGGCGATGTCGACGAAGTTCATCAAGGATCCGCATGAGGTCGTGAAGGCCGGGCAGATCGTCAAGGTCAAGGTGCTCGAAGTCGACGTGAAGCGCCAGCGAATCGCGTTGACGATGCGTCTCGACGACGAACCCGGCGCGGCCGCTGCGCGCAGCGGTGGTGGTGGCGCGCAGCAGGATCGCGGCAACTTCAATCGCGGCGGTGCGGGGCGCGGCGCGCCGCAGCGCTCGCGCGAACCGGAGCCGGGTGGCGCGATGGCTGCCGCCTTTGCGAAGCTCAAGCAGAAGTAA
- a CDS encoding potassium transporter Kup, which translates to MTDNNHVHKQPLPSLAIAAIGVVFGDIGTSPLYSLKEAFSPSHGIPLTDQSILGVISLLFWAIVIVVGVKYVLFVMRADNNGEGGVLALMALALRSVDQKSKLAGLLMMLGIFGACMFYGDAVITPAISVISAVEGLEIAAPHLAHLVIPLTIVILIVLFWIQRHGTAMVGRLFGPIMTVWFLVLAALGLWHILQSPNVIRALNPYYAYTFMAAHVLQAYVVLGSVVLVLTGAEALYADMGHFGAQPIRMAWYVLVMPSLVLNYFGQGALLMHDAKAIENPFFLLAPDWALLPLVVLSTVATVIASQAVISGAYSLTSQAIQLGYVPRMKILHTSELAIGQIYVPVVNWMLLFIILCIVIAFKSSDNLAAAYGIAVTATMVITTILACVVMVKVWNWNKILVALIITVFMVVDVGFFGANLLKVEEGGWLPLGIGGLLFFLLMTWFKGRMIVKERTAADGIPLMPFLQGLLAHPPHRVSGTAIYLTGSDTLVPVSLLHNLKHNKVLHERTIFLTFVTRDIPYVNDAERVTVKEMDGGLFLVKAAYGFNETPDVKAVLLEVGRTHDMTFEIMDTSFFLARETVVPTQLPGMSVWRERVFAWMHQNAAKPTDFFSIPANRVVELGTKIEI; encoded by the coding sequence ATGACAGATAACAACCACGTACACAAACAGCCGCTACCCTCCCTGGCGATTGCCGCGATCGGAGTGGTGTTCGGCGACATTGGCACGAGCCCATTGTATTCGCTTAAAGAGGCTTTCAGCCCGTCGCACGGCATCCCGCTAACCGACCAGTCGATCCTCGGCGTGATCTCGCTGCTGTTCTGGGCGATCGTGATCGTGGTCGGCGTCAAGTACGTGCTGTTCGTGATGCGCGCCGACAACAACGGCGAGGGCGGCGTGCTCGCGCTGATGGCGCTGGCGCTGCGCTCGGTCGATCAGAAATCGAAACTGGCCGGGCTGCTGATGATGCTCGGCATCTTCGGCGCCTGCATGTTCTATGGCGATGCGGTGATCACGCCCGCGATCTCTGTGATCTCGGCGGTCGAAGGTCTCGAAATCGCCGCTCCCCATCTGGCGCATCTGGTGATCCCGCTCACCATCGTGATCCTGATCGTGCTGTTCTGGATCCAGCGGCACGGCACGGCGATGGTCGGCCGGCTGTTCGGTCCGATCATGACCGTGTGGTTCCTCGTACTCGCCGCGCTCGGCCTGTGGCACATCCTGCAGTCGCCGAACGTGATTCGCGCGCTGAATCCTTACTACGCATACACGTTCATGGCCGCGCACGTGCTGCAGGCTTACGTGGTGCTCGGCTCGGTCGTGCTGGTGCTGACCGGCGCCGAGGCGCTGTACGCGGACATGGGGCACTTCGGCGCGCAGCCGATCCGCATGGCCTGGTATGTGCTCGTGATGCCGTCGCTGGTATTGAACTATTTCGGCCAGGGCGCGCTGCTGATGCACGACGCGAAGGCCATCGAAAATCCGTTCTTTCTGCTCGCGCCGGACTGGGCGCTGCTGCCGCTCGTGGTGCTGTCGACGGTGGCGACGGTGATTGCATCGCAGGCAGTGATCTCGGGCGCGTATTCGCTGACGAGCCAGGCGATCCAGCTCGGTTATGTCCCGCGTATGAAGATCCTGCACACGTCGGAACTGGCGATCGGACAGATCTATGTGCCGGTGGTGAACTGGATGCTGCTGTTCATCATCCTGTGCATCGTGATCGCCTTCAAGAGCTCGGACAACCTGGCTGCCGCCTACGGTATCGCGGTGACCGCGACGATGGTGATCACGACGATCCTCGCGTGCGTCGTGATGGTGAAGGTGTGGAACTGGAACAAGATCCTCGTCGCGCTGATCATCACCGTGTTCATGGTGGTCGACGTAGGGTTCTTCGGCGCGAACCTGCTGAAGGTCGAAGAGGGCGGCTGGTTGCCGCTGGGTATCGGCGGTTTGCTGTTCTTCCTGTTGATGACGTGGTTCAAGGGCAGGATGATCGTCAAGGAGCGCACGGCCGCCGACGGTATTCCGTTGATGCCGTTCCTACAGGGACTGCTTGCGCATCCGCCGCATCGCGTATCCGGCACGGCGATCTATCTGACCGGCAGCGACACGCTGGTGCCGGTGAGCCTGCTGCACAACCTGAAGCACAACAAGGTGCTGCATGAGCGCACGATCTTCCTGACCTTCGTTACGCGCGACATTCCGTATGTGAACGACGCGGAGCGCGTGACGGTCAAGGAGATGGACGGTGGTCTGTTCCTGGTGAAGGCGGCCTACGGCTTCAACGAAACGCCGGATGTGAAGGCGGTGCTGCTCGAAGTCGGCCGCACGCACGACATGACTTTCGAAATAATGGACACGTCGTTCTTCCTCGCGCGCGAAACAGTGGTGCCGACGCAATTGCCGGGGATGTCGGTGTGGCGCGAACGCGTGTTCGCGTGGATGCATCAGAACGCAGCCAAGCCAACCGACTTCTTCAGCATTCCGGCGAACCGCGTCGTGGAGCTAGGGACCAAGATCGAGATCTGA
- a CDS encoding phosphoribosyltransferase has product MIAMKDPRNDDKNLWVGWDEYHRLIELLALTVHESGWKFDKILCLARGGLRVGDQLSRIYDLPLAILATSSYREAAGTQQGELDIAQYITMTRGELHGNVLLVDDLVDSGVTLARVQQHLKERYPAITAVRSAVLWYKGCSKVKPDYHVQYLPTNPWIHQPFEEWDTVRPHNLGAWIKRGIAQAEEASGK; this is encoded by the coding sequence ATGATCGCGATGAAAGATCCACGCAACGACGACAAGAACCTGTGGGTCGGCTGGGACGAATATCACCGGCTGATCGAATTGCTTGCGTTGACGGTGCATGAATCGGGCTGGAAGTTCGACAAGATTTTGTGCCTTGCGCGCGGTGGTTTGCGCGTTGGCGACCAGCTATCGCGTATCTACGATCTGCCGCTGGCGATTCTCGCTACGAGTTCATATCGCGAGGCGGCCGGCACACAGCAGGGCGAACTCGACATCGCGCAGTACATCACGATGACTCGCGGCGAGCTGCACGGCAACGTGCTGCTCGTCGATGACCTCGTCGATTCGGGTGTCACACTTGCACGGGTACAGCAGCATCTGAAGGAGCGGTATCCGGCCATCACCGCGGTGCGCTCGGCGGTGCTGTGGTACAAGGGCTGCTCGAAGGTGAAGCCCGACTATCACGTGCAGTATCTGCCCACCAATCCATGGATTCATCAGCCGTTCGAGGAGTGGGACACGGTGCGTCCGCATAACCTCGGCGCGTGGATCAAGCGCGGCATCGCGCAGGCCGAGGAAGCGTCGGGCAAGTAA
- a CDS encoding adenylosuccinate synthase: protein MSASAVNVNPGRNVVVVGTQWGDEGKGKIVDWLTDHAQGVVRFQGGHNAGHTLIIGGKKTILRLIPSGIMHPGVACYIGNGVVLSPEALFKEIGELEAAGIDVQKRLFISEATTLILPYHIAIDQGREARRGASKIGTTGRGIGPAYEDKVARRGLRVQDLFDAPAFAERLRENLDYHNFVLTQYLGVAAVDFQQTLDTMLSYADRLKPMVTDVSRRLYDVNANGGNLLFEGAQGTLLDIDHGTYPFVTSSNCVAGAATAGAGVGPQKLNYILGITKAYCTRVGSGPFPSELYDADNASRQEPIGLELATVGKEFGSVTGRPRRTGWLDVAALRRSIQINGVSGLCMTKLDVLDGLDEVKLCVGYTVDGNTVDLLPRGASEVSHCVPVYETFAGWKESTVGIKEWDKLPANARAYLTRVQEVAGIPIDMVSTGPDRDETILLRHPFKV from the coding sequence ATGTCTGCCAGCGCAGTGAATGTGAACCCCGGGCGCAACGTCGTCGTCGTGGGAACCCAATGGGGTGATGAGGGCAAGGGCAAGATCGTCGACTGGCTGACGGACCACGCTCAAGGCGTCGTTCGCTTCCAGGGCGGTCACAATGCCGGTCACACACTTATCATCGGCGGCAAGAAAACCATCTTGCGTCTGATTCCGTCGGGCATCATGCATCCCGGCGTCGCGTGCTACATCGGCAATGGCGTCGTGTTGTCGCCGGAAGCGCTGTTCAAGGAAATCGGCGAACTCGAAGCCGCCGGCATCGACGTCCAGAAACGTCTGTTCATTTCCGAAGCCACCACACTGATCCTGCCGTACCATATCGCGATCGATCAGGGCCGCGAAGCCCGCCGCGGCGCAAGCAAGATCGGCACCACGGGCCGCGGTATCGGCCCGGCCTACGAAGACAAGGTTGCGCGCCGCGGCCTGCGCGTGCAGGACCTGTTCGACGCACCGGCTTTCGCCGAACGTCTGCGCGAAAACCTCGACTATCACAACTTCGTGCTCACGCAATACCTCGGCGTTGCCGCGGTCGATTTCCAGCAAACGCTCGACACGATGCTGAGCTACGCCGACCGCCTGAAGCCGATGGTCACCGACGTGTCGCGCCGTCTGTACGACGTGAACGCCAACGGCGGAAATCTGCTGTTCGAAGGCGCGCAGGGCACGCTGCTCGATATCGATCACGGCACCTATCCGTTCGTCACGTCGAGCAACTGCGTCGCGGGTGCCGCGACGGCCGGCGCGGGCGTCGGTCCGCAGAAGCTCAACTACATTCTCGGTATCACGAAGGCGTACTGCACGCGCGTCGGTTCGGGCCCGTTCCCGAGCGAGCTGTACGACGCCGATAACGCGTCGCGTCAGGAGCCGATCGGCCTCGAACTCGCGACCGTCGGCAAGGAATTCGGCTCGGTCACCGGCCGTCCGCGCCGCACCGGCTGGCTCGACGTCGCCGCGCTGCGCCGCTCGATCCAGATCAACGGCGTGTCGGGCCTGTGCATGACGAAGCTCGACGTGCTCGACGGCCTCGACGAAGTCAAGCTGTGCGTCGGCTACACGGTCGACGGCAACACGGTCGATCTGCTGCCGCGTGGTGCATCCGAAGTCTCGCATTGCGTGCCGGTGTACGAAACCTTCGCGGGCTGGAAGGAGAGCACGGTCGGCATCAAGGAATGGGACAAGCTGCCCGCTAACGCGCGTGCGTATCTGACGCGCGTGCAGGAAGTCGCGGGTATTCCGATCGACATGGTATCCACCGGTCCGGATCGCGACGAAACGATTCTGCTGCGCCATCCGTTCAAGGTCTAA
- a CDS encoding ATP phosphoribosyltransferase regulatory subunit — MSTWLLPENIADVLPSEARKIEELRRHLLDRFRSYGYEMVMPPLLEYLESLLTGGGHDLNLRTFKLVDQLSGRTLGLRADITPQVARIDAHLLNRQGVTRLCYAGNVAHTRPRGLHATREQIQIGAEIYGHAGLEADLEIQQLMLDALRLAGLAKVRLDLCHAGVLAALIEAEPAAKALGQTLYDALAGKDVPRLVEMTAQLSPVIRDSLRALPTLYGDASVLDEARARLPNSPAIARALDDLAFLASQVDGAEVMIDLADMRGYAYHSGVMFSAYVDGVPNAVARGGRYDHVGQAYGRARAATGFSLDLREVARISPIEARSSAILAPWRHDEALRVAVAALRDAGEVVIQALPGHEHDLDEFAFDRVLVERNGAWVVEPRA, encoded by the coding sequence ATGTCGACCTGGTTGCTTCCCGAGAATATTGCCGACGTGCTGCCGTCGGAGGCCCGCAAGATCGAAGAATTGCGACGTCATTTGCTGGACCGTTTCCGCTCGTACGGCTACGAAATGGTGATGCCGCCGCTGCTCGAATACCTCGAGTCGCTGCTGACGGGCGGCGGCCACGATCTGAATCTGCGCACCTTCAAGCTCGTCGATCAGTTGTCGGGCCGCACGCTCGGCCTGCGCGCCGACATCACGCCGCAAGTCGCGCGGATCGACGCGCATCTGCTGAACCGCCAGGGCGTCACGCGTCTTTGCTACGCGGGCAACGTCGCGCATACGCGGCCGCGCGGCCTGCACGCGACGCGCGAGCAGATCCAGATCGGCGCTGAAATATACGGCCACGCGGGCCTCGAAGCAGACCTCGAAATCCAGCAACTGATGCTCGATGCGCTGCGTCTTGCCGGTCTCGCGAAGGTGCGCCTCGATCTGTGCCACGCGGGCGTACTTGCGGCATTGATCGAAGCCGAGCCGGCCGCTAAAGCACTCGGCCAGACGCTCTATGACGCGCTCGCCGGCAAGGACGTGCCGCGCCTCGTCGAAATGACTGCACAACTCTCGCCGGTGATCCGCGATTCGCTGCGCGCGCTGCCGACGCTCTATGGCGACGCGTCGGTGCTCGACGAAGCCCGCGCGCGTCTGCCGAATTCGCCGGCCATCGCTCGCGCGCTTGACGATCTCGCGTTTCTCGCGAGCCAGGTCGACGGCGCCGAAGTGATGATCGATCTCGCGGATATGCGCGGTTATGCGTACCACAGCGGCGTGATGTTCTCCGCGTACGTGGATGGTGTGCCTAACGCGGTCGCGCGCGGCGGCCGTTACGACCACGTTGGCCAGGCATACGGCCGTGCGCGCGCGGCAACCGGTTTTTCGCTCGATCTGCGCGAGGTCGCGCGCATCTCGCCGATCGAAGCGCGCAGCAGCGCGATTCTCGCGCCGTGGCGGCATGACGAAGCGTTGCGTGTCGCGGTCGCCGCGCTGCGCGATGCGGGCGAAGTGGTGATTCAGGCGTTGCCTGGCCACGAGCACGATCTCGATGAATTCGCGTTCGACCGCGTGCTGGTCGAGCGCAACGGCGCATGGGTCGTCGAACCGCGCGCCTGA
- a CDS encoding DUF2065 domain-containing protein has translation MDIAGSLLLAIALMLIIEGMFPFVFPSAWRDTFRKIAERPPHHIRVGGLIVMLLGLVLLFIAT, from the coding sequence ATGGACATAGCCGGCTCGTTACTGCTCGCGATCGCACTGATGCTGATTATCGAAGGGATGTTTCCGTTCGTTTTTCCGAGTGCCTGGCGCGATACGTTCCGTAAAATAGCGGAGCGGCCGCCGCATCATATTCGCGTCGGCGGGCTCATCGTGATGTTGCTCGGGCTCGTGCTGCTGTTTATCGCGACCTGA